From the genome of Abyssibacter profundi:
AGCCTGCGATGTCGGCTTCCAAGGCTTGGCACTCCGGCAGGCTGGCCAGATACTCGGCGACGTCCGCGTCCTGGCCGGTCTGGGGTTTGAGCGCCGGCTTCCAGTGTGGATTGGGCAGGCATCGCACGTCGAAAACGTAGTCGACATCGTCGGGCACGCCGTACTTGAAGCCAAACGACATGAACAGCACGGTCAGCGGGGCATCCGGGGCCCCGCCAATGCGATGGCGCACGCGTTCGCGCAGCTCATGCACATTGGTTCGCGAGGTGTCGAGAATAATATCGGCGCAGTCGGCGATGGGGTCGAGCAGGCGGCGTTCGGTCTCGATGGCGTCGCGCAGGGTCGCGTCGCTGTCGGTCAGCGGATGCTTGCGTCGGGTTTCGCTGAACCGGCGCAGCAACACCTCGTCATCCGCTTCCAAGAACAACGTCGACGCGCGGAAACCACGTGCTCGCAGCGCGGCAATGTGATCGCTATAGCCCTGGATGTCATCGCGCGAGGCCCGGGCATCGATGCCCACGGCCAGCTTGTTCGGC
Proteins encoded in this window:
- the rapZ gene encoding RNase adapter RapZ; this translates as MELIIVSGLSGAGKSVALRVLEDQGYFCIDNLPMALLDSLADHANSKPAAPNKLAVGIDARASRDDIQGYSDHIAALRARGFRASTLFLEADDEVLLRRFSETRRKHPLTDSDATLRDAIETERRLLDPIADCADIILDTSRTNVHELRERVRHRIGGAPDAPLTVLFMSFGFKYGVPDDVDYVFDVRCLPNPHWKPALKPQTGQDADVAEYLASLPECQALEADIAGFLERWLPAFEGQDRTYITVGIGCTGGRHRSVYLVEALARRFRAAGRAIQIRHSELA